A single window of Botrytis cinerea B05.10 chromosome 15, complete sequence DNA harbors:
- the Bcvps54 gene encoding Bcvps54, which yields MDHSPASRFSVENLSPTSPGGRNEYPFPRPGSSGSRLYPRRGSTASSIHSIGGTLDSVSQWHGFNESGQNAISTLLQPPIVRTGLIPHTSAPASSAHKPPTARDIPPVTLTNIPHIDPSEFKSYLTQVGATYDALQRAKENEEEGGTQLLRKGNKADDFADILDFDGRSPKLSRKSSLASLASLDTPSASTRKKSSSGRRAIHAPTPISTVPSVYFEEDFHLENPRTFDVVSERSEVIRPTTGSPDERRASNGSTINPRKALATNAILQEKLSWYMDTIEVHLISSISTASTSFFAALGSLRELHSEAAVSVERIKTLRKELEELDEEMAVGGLKIVNLQRRRENLKQLNDAVQQLKQIVNAVASCESMVENGDVEQALDAIDALEKLIAGEEMLSKPGQHKIQLRDLRGAIALQGVNNDLDVLRFRIGKSFESRFLQALLGDLRRHVDTVSAEDTLQRWSNASLRSRGNHSRETSSQQPTYLTVSDQFRTELLSTLGGLYRAKCTSVATSAFREAVLREVRNIIRRFLPSSNDDDTDSMMSASTVGGARQKNQQEKSMILARNLRSLDPDDAEELLKKTYIQVGETLRRLGTQVKVLLDVTSTLGDPDTPGGVKSPPRSPVIGSINARMSPSLRGNSGRELQEEMHQTLDMSNLLGQAVDIAQDKIVKVLRVRTEQSTHLSVERFLRYFTLNLLFANECEAVSGRSGTSLKNVVNGHIKDYVQQLGESERQSLATGMEADPWNAKDFTDEDKELLSRILSASTQDVEAWSSGSKVWQSCTDSPLETQTLLTPPSNGNQKNGTSTPNSTSTPSKAQTRSAVVDDQSYILPISAILCLHGLATLLHLNTGIPSMTSEIATSILSYLTLFNSRVQQLILGAGATTTAGLKNITTKHLALAAQATSFISVLIPYIREYVRRNAGTGSSVSVLMGEFDKIRRSYLEHQQLIYDKFLSIMSGRATAHIKSMKMIDWDDATRAASINTYMETMTKETLTLHKVLNKHLPDMTVNMIMELVFKSFREQLGKAFGDVVLGSEDAKARMLRDAQYFKTRIGGLDGANDAGDYIIKVVQDKNVPRNSSSALPATTSPPDTQVTTPTGVTQPVAENGNENGNGNNSGNVNS from the exons ATGGATCATTCCCCGGCATCGCGGTTTTCTGTGGAGAATCTTTCCCCTACTTCTCCTGGAGGTCGGAATGAATATCCTTTCCCAAG ACCAGGTTCCTCCGGTAGCAGACTTTATCCAAGGCGCGGGTCGACAGCTAGCTCGATACACTCGATAGGGGGGACATTGGATTCAGTCTCACAATGGCACGGGTTCAATGAATCCGGGCAGAACG CTATATCTACTTTACTCCAACCACCGATCGTTCGAACTGGTCTCATTCCCCACACTTCTGCCCCCGCATCGAGTGCACACAAACCTCCGACGGCTCGAGATATACCCCCAGTAACTCTCACAAACATACCCCATATCGACCCTTCGGAATTCAAGTCGTATTTAACCCAGGTAGGGGCAACTTATGATGCATTACAAAGAGCGAAAGAgaatgaggaagaggggggaACTCAATTGTTACGCAAAGGCAACAAGGCGGACGATTTTGCGGATATCCTAGACTTTGACGGGCGGTCACCGAAACTTTCTAGGAAATCTTCTCTGGCTTCTCTTGCATCTCTGGACACTCCCTCGGCATCGACACGGAAAAAGTCGAGTAGTGGAAGAAGAGCTATACATGCACCAACTCCGATTTCCACCGTCCCCAGCGTGTATTTTGAGGAGGACTTCCACTTAGAAAACCCTAGAACTTTCGACGTTGTCAGCGAACGCTCAGAGGTTATCCGGCCGACTACCGGCTCTCCCGATGAACGTCGAGCAAGCAATGGCTCTACAATCAACCCTAGGAAAGCACTAGCTACGAATGCTATTCTACAGGAGAAGTTGTCATGGTATATGGACACTATCGAGGTGCATCTAATATCTTCGATATCTACAGCCTCTACTTCTTTTTTCGCGGCATTGGGATCTTTGAGAGAACTTCATTCTGAAGCAGCAGTTTCCGTAGAGAGGATCAAAACATTGAgaaaggaattggaagagttagatgaagaaatggcTGTGGgtggattgaagattgtaaATCTgcaaagaaggagagagaattTGAAGCAATTGAACGATGCGGTTCAGCAACTAAAACAAATAGTAAATGCCGTTGCGAGTTGTGAATCAATGGTGGAGAACGGTGATGTGGAGCAAGCACTAGACGCCATCGACGCGCTGGAAAAACTTATTGCAGGTGAGGAGATGCTGAGCAAACCGGGTCAGCATAAGATACAACTCCGAGATTTGAGAGGTGCCATTGCTTTGCAAGGGGTGAATAACGATTTGGATGTTTTGCGCTTCCGGATTGGTAAAAGCTTCGAGTCTAGGTTTCTCCAAGCCCTACTTGGCGATCTCAGACGACATGTCGATACAGTATCTGCCGAGGATACACTACAGCGTTGGAGCAATGCATCTCTGAGATCAAGAGGCAATCATAGTCGCGAAACATCGTCGCAACAGCCCACATATCTTACAGTTTCTGACCAATTTCGGACAGAATTGTTATCGACCCTAGGCGGCCTGTATAGGGCAAAATGTACTTCAGTTGCAACTTCTGCGTTCAGAGAGGCCGTGTTGCGAGAGGTGCGAAACATTATTCGACGCTTCCTCCCTAGTTCTAATGATGACGATACCGATTCTATGATGTCGGCATCTACAGTTGGAGGTGCCAGGCAAAAAAACCAACAAGAGAAGTCTATGATATTAGCTCGCAATTTACGTTCACTGGATCCAGATGATGCTGAAGAACTCCTAAAGAAAACCTATATCCAAGTTGGTGAGACTTTAAGAAGGCTAGGAACTCAAGTGAAGGTACTTTTAGATGTCACTAGTACTCTTGGGGACCCTGACACTCCCGGGGGAGTGAAGTCGCCACCAAGAAGCCCGGTTATAGGGTCAATTAATGCCAGAATGAGCCCCAGCCTAAGGGGCAATTCTGGTAGAGAGTTGCAGGAAGAAATGCACCAGACGTTGGACATGTCTAATCTTCTCGGGCAAGCCGTCGATATTGCTCAAGATAAGATAGTGAAGGTTCTGAGAGTGAGGACAGAACAAAGCACCCATCTCTCGGTTGAAAGATTTCTAAGATATTTCACACTGAACTTACTTTTCGCAAATGAATGCGAAGCTGTATCGGGTAGAAGTGGAACATCCCTGAAAAATGTGGTCAACGGTCACATCAAAGATTACGTCCAACAATTAGGCGAATCAGAGCGGCAAAGTCTTGCCACAGGCATGGAAGCAGATCCTTGGAATGCCAAAGATTTCACTGATGAAGATAAGGAACTTTTGTCTAGAATACTTTCCGCAAGTACGCAGGATGTCGAAGCCTGGAGCTCTGGTAGCAAAGTATGGCAGTCTTGTACTGATTCACCTCTCGAAACTCAAACTTTACTCACTCCCCCATCAAATGGTAACCAAAAAAACGGAACATCGACACCAAATTCTACCTCTACACCTAGCAAAGCCCAAACTCGTTCAGCAGTTGTTGATGATCAATCATATATCCTCCCCATATCTGCAATTCTTTGTCTCCACGGTCTCGCCACACTTCTTCACCTTAATACTGGCATTCCATCCATGACCTCCGAGATCGCTACATCGATACTCTCCTACCTAACTTTATTCAATTCCCGCGTACAGCAACTAATCCTTGGTGCCGGGGCTACCACCACCGCAGGCCTTAAGAATATAACTACCAAACATCTCGCCCTCGCCGCTCAGGCCACTTCTTTTATATCTGTTCTCATTCCGTACATCCGCGAATACGTCCGGCGTAATGCTGGAACGGGCTCTTCAGTTTCTGTTCTTATGGGCGAGTTTGACAAGATCCGCCGCTCGTATCTTGAACATCAACAGCTGATCTACGATAAGTTCCTCAGCATCATGTCTGGAAGAGCAACTGCCCATATTAAAAGTatgaagatgattgattgggATGACGCGACTCGGGCTGCTTCTATCAATACATATATGGAAACGATGACGAAAGAGACGCTTACGTTGCATAAAGTCTTGAATAAGCATCTGCCTGACATGACTGTGAATATGATTATGGAACTGGTGTTCAAGAGTTTCAGAGAGCAATTGGGGAAGGCTTTCGGGGATGTGGTTCTGGGAAGTGAAGATGCTAAGGCACG aatgcTTCGCGATGCGCAATACTTCAAGACGCGTATAGGAGGTCTTGATGGCGCAAATGATGCAGGTGATTATATCATTAAAGTCGTACAAGACAAGAATGTTCCAAGGAACTCATCTTCGGCTTTGCCAGCGACTACATCACCTCCTGATACCCAGGTCACTACCCCTACGGGAGTAACGCAGCCGGTGGCAGAAaatgggaatgagaatggGAACGGGAACAATAGCGGAAATGTGAATAGCTAA